In the genome of Bombus affinis isolate iyBomAffi1 chromosome 7, iyBomAffi1.2, whole genome shotgun sequence, one region contains:
- the LOC126918461 gene encoding uncharacterized protein LOC126918461 isoform X3 — translation MDPVRPWYASYNRLTASSATSTFQPTTSSTSSDFVSHHLATAATQAAPSTTTSQLLLQAAHTTATLAGQPSSFNPGGFLSPPPVGYDVFTPLFHHPNPKQAHYVTQHRQALAQAQVSVTKQNTTTESDIPVLRENYSSAHQPTFFEHQGAATSPTTSTLAWTHQNNTQLPSPFGILPHESVVPSSPGPSTTKPASGVYENTFNSQFATTQTINNLNSQLSTSSVPAADFKSSNFPDNKKAVNVRPQSPAVNVKSVVSTSQTNSNQNFFQSVPTTFSSETLANNYSTGNGNQTPNGKVQPTLQHQQSCIVSTTNNATNKEYRIPQPPARSVASTTIFLNTSVRSVSSQIQDKQSTRNFASPPNKATSTSQQNIQTKAQTKIYPELNTHSSEHRRNEQTSHDNTQSSPISFSIMDSRGLNYTAGNNTNCTNTSGKLNNNQRTQSNSNLQTHSQQSQQQQFHVLSQQQQQQQQTSYRHYLTGSTTDPEYHHSGRSKSATSTDSAYSSNNSTQNGPDCSVVVPRRPSPLQAHSQASPLGHVPSPAYPMYNSPMATISSPSPLQQHTENGNQCSSGPPYKGTVQQVTPPSPLDVTVPRPASQGQVVYSSVITRALGTAENKTNYNTDSKNYDRQQQDFSQAQKQICWENDNRQANSHRKFSVTLYTGGNSEVNPQSLPVQHQVQRVLNVSDRQQSYFDSNQVTLQDLSSCRGDPMSIVKNLQTLQQGSCQVQQQQQTTVSVTPTEQQKQAEERRKVDTTNKKRKSLEKSGHNSSNEISGTTTMTEYLSRIPPPAHHNTNQQQQNGYFDFERWNLPPPPAKMFPGATGAFSSQSTLHHSNNFVGTPAHQHQSLMVSHHHAPPPIPYFPAFHIPPSHHHSHEFQSSVEITPIGFGENTANQNTNFNQDIRDDQPKVIVPNIEEELGFLQQNQQPIQTMNILNKDFKQSNKDPNSGFMTSYLKFLQGEREPSPPPAIRGGRKATWSRSKPYIPVEPTRSIEGSTNEETVKMQSEKPPPPKETPVIDYTNDPRYFPLPKERKKQNFDSSDDGFTSDDDFLFPPKKSDKKVSNTNTSNVTEIVTMKPEGKSKKGRPIKPGGPTDRKRRAAAAAAAAEAAAITTSGKISKKHEEVDPLLLPPRRETSKRKAKEKTSVKQFLDRQQGIDYFDNDEEQGDSDSDPAWTPAVRLVGDEEEKKKKRGRPVITKKSRKVLEEDDYFSSDIVISKKSSRKKHETPSKTSNVTGKLSCKIDEKLLACISDEDIDISPFKSGEFVVIKADLDEEYPPLWRIDGKTLLQKYEPFKSNGKTLYRNISTYSGWAPQNRHIYQQVPVKFWQQGKTETVVEFLRDEMIIDDNECIDKSMKDTEKYQDNFEVYVQTLISQALDSNFLTEIFQEQDDYFLSNVKTVDEVTEERKQRFLSTTKWRSNVINAISTWPCLNVLKDLPFTEYKGKSCAGCQQHKIHARVLLYGQPYNATTLEGSPPDPRIPQEKDFLLCRVCQAKVALYNKVAHQKYLTFLECARRVADKRVEDPLKDTTIILNELLADETWLNQLFKEVRTIWAEIDNLEHQAKIKSSSRSTISSTVNSAEETNESVSTTQSSGMTANISDSQVPTQKTERNSETVSCNVQMSSIPS, via the exons ATGGATCCCGTTCGTCCATGGTATGCATCATATAATCGTCTTACTGCAAGTAGTGCTACCAGTACATTTCAACCAACAACTTCAAGCACAAGCAGTGACTTTGTATCTCATCATTTAGCAACAGCTGCTACTCAAGCAGCTCCTTCAACAACAACGTCACAATTACTTTTACAAGCTGCTCATACAACAGCAACTCTGGCGGGTCAGCCATCTTCATTTAACCCAGGGGGGTTTTTGTCTCCACCCCCTGTGGGATATGATGTTTTTACACCATTGTTTCATCATCCTAATCCTAAACAAGCACATTATGTTACTCAACATAGACAAGCTCTTGCTCAGGCACAAGTGTCAGTAACAAAACAAAATACTACAACAGAATCTGATATTCCTGTATTAAGAGAAAATTATAGTTCAGCACATCAACCAACGTTTTTTGAACACCAGGGTGCAGCAACGTCACCTACAACATCTACATTGGCTTGGACTCATCAGAACAATACACAATTACCTAGTCCATTTGGTATTTTGCCTCATGAAAGTGTTGTTCCTTCATCTCCAGGACCATCTACCACAAAGCCAGCTAGTGGTGTTTATGAAAATACGTTTAATTCTCAATTTGCTACAACACAaactataaataatttaaattctcaaTTATCTACATCTTCTGTTCCTGCTGCAGATTTTAAATCATCTAATTTCCCAGATAATAAAAAAGCAGTAAATGTAAGGCCTCAATCACCAGCAGTAAATGTGAAATCAGTAGTATCTACATCACAAACAAACAGCAATCAAAATTTCTTTCAATCAGTACCTACTACATTTAGTTCCGAAACATTAGCAAATAATTATTCCACTGGAAATGGAAATCAAACTCCAAATGGGAAAGTGCAACCTACTCTTCAACATCAACAATCATGCATTGTTTCAACTACAAATAATGCAACCAATAAAGAGTACAGAATTCCTCAACCACCTGCTAGGTCAGTTGCATCAACgactatatttttaaatacatctGTCAGATCTGTGTCTTCACAAATTCAAGATAAACAGTCCACACGAAATTTTGCTTCACCTCCAAATAAAGCAACTTCTACATCTCAACAGAACATACAAACTAAAGCACAGACAAAAATCTATCCAGAATTAAATACACACAGCAGTGAACATAGACGAAACGAACAAACATCTCATGATAATACTCAATCATCTCCTATCAGCTTTTCCATCATGGATTCACGTGGTTTGAATTATACTGCTGGGAATAATACAAATTGTACAAACACTAGTGGAAAACTCAACAATAATCAAAGAACTCAATCAAATAGCAACTTACAGACTCATTCTCAACAATCACAACAACAGCAATTTCATGTTTTAAgccaacaacaacagcagcagcagcaaacTTCATATAGACATTATCTAACAGGATCTACAACTGATCCTGAGTATCATCACTCAGGAAGATCAAAATCTGCAACTTCCACTGATTCTGCTTATTCGTCTAACAATTCAACACAAAATGGACCTGATTGTAGTGTTGTTGTACCAAGAAGGCCAAGTCCATTGCAAGCGCATTCGCAAGCAAGTCCATTGGGACATGTCCCAAGCCCTGCTTATCCTATGTATAATAGTCCAATGGCTACTATATCTTCTCCTTCACCTTTACAACAACATACAGAAAATGGAAATCAATGTTCAAGTGGACCACCATATAAAGGAACTGTTCAACAAGTTACCCCACCATCACCATTAGATGTTACTGTTCCACGGCCGGCATCTCAAGGTCAGGTTGTTTATTCATCAGTTATCACAAGGGCTTTAGGTACTGCTGAAAATAAAACTAATTATAACACAGATAGCAAAAATTATGATAGACAGCAACAAGATTTTTCACAAGCCCAAAAACAAATTTGTTGGGAAAACGATAATCGACAAGCAAATAGTCATAGAAAATTTTCCGTAACTCTATATACTGGTGGAAATTCTGAAGTAAATCCTCAAAGCTTGCCAGTTCAACATCAAGTACAACGAGTGTTAAATGTTTCTGATAGACAACAATCATACTTTGACTCCAATCAAGTAACTTTACAAGATTTAAGTAGTTGTAGGGGAGATCCTATGAGTATTGTAAAGAATTTGCAGACATTACAACAAGGTTCTTGTCAagtacaacaacaacaacaaactACTGTATCTGTTACTCCAACCGAACAACAAAAGCAAGCAGAAGAACGACGCAAAGTAGATACtacaaataagaaaagaaagagtTTAGAAAAAAGTGGACATAATTCTTCAAATGAAATAAGTGGAACAACAACAATGACAGAATACCTAAGTAGGATACCACCACCTGCACATCATAATACAAATCAACAACAACAAAATGGTTATTTTGATTTTGAAAGATGGAATTTGCCTCCACCTCCTGCTAAAATGTTTCCTGGTGCAACAGGTGCTTTCAGTTCACAATCAACTTTGCATCATTCAAACAATTTTGTTGGTACTCCAGCACATCAACATCAATCTTTGATGGTATCTCATCATCATGCTCCACCTCCTATTCCATATTTCCCTGCTTTTCATATTCCACCAAGCCATCATCATTCACACGAGTTTCAGTCTTCTGTTGAGATTACTCCTATTGGTTTTGGTGAAAACACAGCAAATCAAAATACTAATTTTAATCAAGATATTAGAGATGATCAACCTAAAGTAATTGTTCCTAACATTGAAGAAGAACTAGGTTTTTTACAACAAAATCAGCAACCAATTCAAACCATGAATAtcttaaataaagattttaaacAATCTAATAAAGATCCTAATTCAGGATTTATGACaagttatttgaaatttttacaagGGGAAAGAGAACCTTCTCCTCCACCTGCAATACGTGGTGGTAGGAAAGCAACTTGGAGCAGGTCAAAACCTTATATTCCTGTAGAACCTACTAGATCAATAGAAGGTTCAACAAATGAAGAAACAGTAAAGATGCAATCAGAAAAACCACCTCCACCTAAAGAAACACCAGTAATTGATTATACTAATGATCCACGTTATTTTCCTTTACCCAAAGAACGGAAGAAGCAGAATTTTGATTCAAGTGATGATGGTTTTACTAGTGATGACGATTTTCTATTTCCGCCTAAAAAATCAGATAAAAAAGTATCAAATACGAATACTTCCAATGTAACAGAAATAGTAACTATGAAGCCAGAAGGTAAATCTAAAAAAGGGAGACCAATTAAACCTGGAGGACCAACAGATAGAAAAAGAAGAGCTGCAGCAGCTGCTGCAGCAGCAGAAGCAGCAGCAATTACCACAAGTGGCAAAATTTCCAAAAAGCATGAAGAag TAGATCCTTTACTTTTACCTCCGAGGCGTGAAACATCTAAAAGAAAGGCGAAGGAAAAAACCtcggtaaaacaatttttagaTCGACAACAGGGTATAGATTATTTCGATAATGATGAAGAACAAGGTGATTCTGATTCTGATCCTGCTTGGACGCCTGCTGTAAGATTAGTTGGagatgaggaagaaaaaaagaaaaaacgtggGAGACCTGTTATTACTAAAAAAAGTAGAAAAGTTCTGGAAGAAGATGATTATTTTTCCAGTGATATTGTTATTTCAAAGAAGTCTAGTAGGAAAAAACATGAAACACCATCCAAAACTTCTAATGTTACTGGAAAATTGTCTTGTAAAATAGACGAAAAGCTTTTAGCGTGTATCAGTGATGAAGATATTGATATTTCGCCATTTaag TCAGGAGAATTTGTCGTAATCAAGGCAGATTTAGATGAAGAATATCCTCCACTTTGGAGAATAGATGGCAAAACGTTGCTGCAAAAATATGAGCCATTTAAATCTAATGGCAAGACTTTATATCGAAACATATCTACG TACTCGGGTTGGGCACCGCAAAATCGGCATATATATCAACAAGTTCCAGTAAAATTTTGGCAACAAGGCAAAACGGAAACTGTAGTAGAGTTCTTGAGAGATGAAATGATTATTGATGATAA TGAATGCATTGACAAATCTATGAAGGACACTGAAAAATATCAAGATAACTTTGAAGTGTATGTTCAGACATTGATTTCACAAGCTTTAGATTCTAATTTTCTTACTGAAATATTTCAAGAACAAG ATGATTATTTCTTATCAAACGTTAAGACTGTTGATGAAGTAACAGAAGAAAGGAAACAGCGGTTTCTGTCTACAACAAAATGGCGTTCAAATGTGATAAATGCAATATCAACTTGGCCATGTCTTAATGTTCTTAAAGATTTACCATTTACTGAATATAAAGGAAAGTCGTGCGCTGGGTGCCAACAACATAAGATTCATGCTAGAGTTCTATTGTATGGTCAACCATATAATGCAACTACATTGGAAGGTTCTCCGCCTGATCCAAGGATACCTCAAGAAAag GATTTTTTATTATGTCGAGTATGTCAAGCAAAGGTAGCTCTATACAATAAAGTAGCACATCAAAAGTATTTGACGTTTTTGGAATGTGCAAGAAGGGTTGCAGATAAACGAGTAGAAGATCCTCTTAAAGATACCACAATAATATTAAACGAATTATTAGCAGATGAAACATGGTTAAATCAA TTATTTAAGGAAGTTAGGACAATCTGGGCAGAAATAGATAATTTAGAACATCAAGCAAAAATAAAGTCAAGTTCAAGATCAACAATATCTTCCACAGTGAATAGTGCAGAGGAAACAAATGAAAGTGTTTCAACAACGCAATCATCTGGAATGACTGCTAATATTTCGGATTCACAGGTGCCTACACAAAAAACCGAAAGGAATTCTGAAACAGTGTCTTGCAATGTGCAAATGAGCAGTATACCATCTTAG
- the LOC126918461 gene encoding uncharacterized protein LOC126918461 isoform X2, whose product MDPVRPWYASYNRLTASSATSTFQPTTSSTSSDFVSHHLATAATQAAPSTTTSQLLLQAAHTTATLAGQPSSFNPGGFLSPPPVGYDVFTPLFHHPNPKQAHYVTQHRQALAQAQVSVTKQNTTTESDIPVLRENYSSAHQPTFFEHQGAATSPTTSTLAWTHQNNTQLPSPFGILPHESVVPSSPGPSTTKPASGVYENTFNSQFATTQTINNLNSQLSTSSVPAADFKSSNFPDNKKAVNVRPQSPAVNVKSVVSTSQTNSNQNFFQSVPTTFSSETLANNYSTGNGNQTPNGKVQPTLQHQQSCIVSTTNNATNKEYRIPQPPARSVASTTIFLNTSVRSVSSQIQDKQSTRNFASPPNKATSTSQQNIQTKAQTKIYPELNTHSSEHRRNEQTSHDNTQSSPISFSIMDSRGLNYTAGNNTNCTNTSGKLNNNQRTQSNSNLQTHSQQSQQQQFHVLSQQQQQQQQTSYRHYLTGSTTDPEYHHSGRSKSATSTDSAYSSNNSTQNGPDCSVVVPRRPSPLQAHSQASPLGHVPSPAYPMYNSPMATISSPSPLQQHTENGNQCSSGPPYKGTVQQVTPPSPLDVTVPRPASQGQVVYSSVITRALGTAENKTNYNTDSKNYDRQQQDFSQAQKQICWENDNRQANSHRKFSVTLYTGGNSEVNPQSLPVQHQVQRVLNVSDRQQSYFDSNQVTLQDLSSCRGDPMSIVKNLQTLQQGSCQVQQQQQTTVSVTPTEQQKQAEERRKVDTTNKKRKSLEKSGHNSSNEISGTTTMTEYLSRIPPPAHHNTNQQQQNGYFDFERWNLPPPPAKMFPGATGAFSSQSTLHHSNNFVGTPAHQHQSLMVSHHHAPPPIPYFPAFHIPPSHHHSHEFQSSVEITPIGFGENTANQNTNFNQDIRDDQPKVIVPNIEEELGFLQQNQQPIQTMNILNKDFKQSNKDPNSGFMTSYLKFLQGEREPSPPPAIRGGRKATWSRSKPYIPVEPTRSIEGSTNEETVKMQSEKPPPPKETPVIDYTNDPRYFPLPKERKKQNFDSSDDGFTSDDDFLFPPKKSDKKVSNTNTSNVTEIVTMKPEGKSKKGRPIKPGGPTDRKRRAAAAAAAAEAAAITTSGKISKKHEEDPLLLPPRRETSKRKAKEKTSVKQFLDRQQGIDYFDNDEEQGDSDSDPAWTPAVRLVGDEEEKKKKRGRPVITKKSRKVLEEDDYFSSDIVISKKSSRKKHETPSKTSNVTGKLSCKIDEKLLACISDEDIDISPFKHFEDELDDVSGEFVVIKADLDEEYPPLWRIDGKTLLQKYEPFKSNGKTLYRNISTYSGWAPQNRHIYQQVPVKFWQQGKTETVVEFLRDEMIIDDNECIDKSMKDTEKYQDNFEVYVQTLISQALDSNFLTEIFQEQDDYFLSNVKTVDEVTEERKQRFLSTTKWRSNVINAISTWPCLNVLKDLPFTEYKGKSCAGCQQHKIHARVLLYGQPYNATTLEGSPPDPRIPQEKDFLLCRVCQAKVALYNKVAHQKYLTFLECARRVADKRVEDPLKDTTIILNELLADETWLNQLFKEVRTIWAEIDNLEHQAKIKSSSRSTISSTVNSAEETNESVSTTQSSGMTANISDSQVPTQKTERNSETVSCNVQMSSIPS is encoded by the exons ATGGATCCCGTTCGTCCATGGTATGCATCATATAATCGTCTTACTGCAAGTAGTGCTACCAGTACATTTCAACCAACAACTTCAAGCACAAGCAGTGACTTTGTATCTCATCATTTAGCAACAGCTGCTACTCAAGCAGCTCCTTCAACAACAACGTCACAATTACTTTTACAAGCTGCTCATACAACAGCAACTCTGGCGGGTCAGCCATCTTCATTTAACCCAGGGGGGTTTTTGTCTCCACCCCCTGTGGGATATGATGTTTTTACACCATTGTTTCATCATCCTAATCCTAAACAAGCACATTATGTTACTCAACATAGACAAGCTCTTGCTCAGGCACAAGTGTCAGTAACAAAACAAAATACTACAACAGAATCTGATATTCCTGTATTAAGAGAAAATTATAGTTCAGCACATCAACCAACGTTTTTTGAACACCAGGGTGCAGCAACGTCACCTACAACATCTACATTGGCTTGGACTCATCAGAACAATACACAATTACCTAGTCCATTTGGTATTTTGCCTCATGAAAGTGTTGTTCCTTCATCTCCAGGACCATCTACCACAAAGCCAGCTAGTGGTGTTTATGAAAATACGTTTAATTCTCAATTTGCTACAACACAaactataaataatttaaattctcaaTTATCTACATCTTCTGTTCCTGCTGCAGATTTTAAATCATCTAATTTCCCAGATAATAAAAAAGCAGTAAATGTAAGGCCTCAATCACCAGCAGTAAATGTGAAATCAGTAGTATCTACATCACAAACAAACAGCAATCAAAATTTCTTTCAATCAGTACCTACTACATTTAGTTCCGAAACATTAGCAAATAATTATTCCACTGGAAATGGAAATCAAACTCCAAATGGGAAAGTGCAACCTACTCTTCAACATCAACAATCATGCATTGTTTCAACTACAAATAATGCAACCAATAAAGAGTACAGAATTCCTCAACCACCTGCTAGGTCAGTTGCATCAACgactatatttttaaatacatctGTCAGATCTGTGTCTTCACAAATTCAAGATAAACAGTCCACACGAAATTTTGCTTCACCTCCAAATAAAGCAACTTCTACATCTCAACAGAACATACAAACTAAAGCACAGACAAAAATCTATCCAGAATTAAATACACACAGCAGTGAACATAGACGAAACGAACAAACATCTCATGATAATACTCAATCATCTCCTATCAGCTTTTCCATCATGGATTCACGTGGTTTGAATTATACTGCTGGGAATAATACAAATTGTACAAACACTAGTGGAAAACTCAACAATAATCAAAGAACTCAATCAAATAGCAACTTACAGACTCATTCTCAACAATCACAACAACAGCAATTTCATGTTTTAAgccaacaacaacagcagcagcagcaaacTTCATATAGACATTATCTAACAGGATCTACAACTGATCCTGAGTATCATCACTCAGGAAGATCAAAATCTGCAACTTCCACTGATTCTGCTTATTCGTCTAACAATTCAACACAAAATGGACCTGATTGTAGTGTTGTTGTACCAAGAAGGCCAAGTCCATTGCAAGCGCATTCGCAAGCAAGTCCATTGGGACATGTCCCAAGCCCTGCTTATCCTATGTATAATAGTCCAATGGCTACTATATCTTCTCCTTCACCTTTACAACAACATACAGAAAATGGAAATCAATGTTCAAGTGGACCACCATATAAAGGAACTGTTCAACAAGTTACCCCACCATCACCATTAGATGTTACTGTTCCACGGCCGGCATCTCAAGGTCAGGTTGTTTATTCATCAGTTATCACAAGGGCTTTAGGTACTGCTGAAAATAAAACTAATTATAACACAGATAGCAAAAATTATGATAGACAGCAACAAGATTTTTCACAAGCCCAAAAACAAATTTGTTGGGAAAACGATAATCGACAAGCAAATAGTCATAGAAAATTTTCCGTAACTCTATATACTGGTGGAAATTCTGAAGTAAATCCTCAAAGCTTGCCAGTTCAACATCAAGTACAACGAGTGTTAAATGTTTCTGATAGACAACAATCATACTTTGACTCCAATCAAGTAACTTTACAAGATTTAAGTAGTTGTAGGGGAGATCCTATGAGTATTGTAAAGAATTTGCAGACATTACAACAAGGTTCTTGTCAagtacaacaacaacaacaaactACTGTATCTGTTACTCCAACCGAACAACAAAAGCAAGCAGAAGAACGACGCAAAGTAGATACtacaaataagaaaagaaagagtTTAGAAAAAAGTGGACATAATTCTTCAAATGAAATAAGTGGAACAACAACAATGACAGAATACCTAAGTAGGATACCACCACCTGCACATCATAATACAAATCAACAACAACAAAATGGTTATTTTGATTTTGAAAGATGGAATTTGCCTCCACCTCCTGCTAAAATGTTTCCTGGTGCAACAGGTGCTTTCAGTTCACAATCAACTTTGCATCATTCAAACAATTTTGTTGGTACTCCAGCACATCAACATCAATCTTTGATGGTATCTCATCATCATGCTCCACCTCCTATTCCATATTTCCCTGCTTTTCATATTCCACCAAGCCATCATCATTCACACGAGTTTCAGTCTTCTGTTGAGATTACTCCTATTGGTTTTGGTGAAAACACAGCAAATCAAAATACTAATTTTAATCAAGATATTAGAGATGATCAACCTAAAGTAATTGTTCCTAACATTGAAGAAGAACTAGGTTTTTTACAACAAAATCAGCAACCAATTCAAACCATGAATAtcttaaataaagattttaaacAATCTAATAAAGATCCTAATTCAGGATTTATGACaagttatttgaaatttttacaagGGGAAAGAGAACCTTCTCCTCCACCTGCAATACGTGGTGGTAGGAAAGCAACTTGGAGCAGGTCAAAACCTTATATTCCTGTAGAACCTACTAGATCAATAGAAGGTTCAACAAATGAAGAAACAGTAAAGATGCAATCAGAAAAACCACCTCCACCTAAAGAAACACCAGTAATTGATTATACTAATGATCCACGTTATTTTCCTTTACCCAAAGAACGGAAGAAGCAGAATTTTGATTCAAGTGATGATGGTTTTACTAGTGATGACGATTTTCTATTTCCGCCTAAAAAATCAGATAAAAAAGTATCAAATACGAATACTTCCAATGTAACAGAAATAGTAACTATGAAGCCAGAAGGTAAATCTAAAAAAGGGAGACCAATTAAACCTGGAGGACCAACAGATAGAAAAAGAAGAGCTGCAGCAGCTGCTGCAGCAGCAGAAGCAGCAGCAATTACCACAAGTGGCAAAATTTCCAAAAAGCATGAAGAag ATCCTTTACTTTTACCTCCGAGGCGTGAAACATCTAAAAGAAAGGCGAAGGAAAAAACCtcggtaaaacaatttttagaTCGACAACAGGGTATAGATTATTTCGATAATGATGAAGAACAAGGTGATTCTGATTCTGATCCTGCTTGGACGCCTGCTGTAAGATTAGTTGGagatgaggaagaaaaaaagaaaaaacgtggGAGACCTGTTATTACTAAAAAAAGTAGAAAAGTTCTGGAAGAAGATGATTATTTTTCCAGTGATATTGTTATTTCAAAGAAGTCTAGTAGGAAAAAACATGAAACACCATCCAAAACTTCTAATGTTACTGGAAAATTGTCTTGTAAAATAGACGAAAAGCTTTTAGCGTGTATCAGTGATGAAGATATTGATATTTCGCCATTTaag CATTTTGAGGATGAACTAGATGACGTG TCAGGAGAATTTGTCGTAATCAAGGCAGATTTAGATGAAGAATATCCTCCACTTTGGAGAATAGATGGCAAAACGTTGCTGCAAAAATATGAGCCATTTAAATCTAATGGCAAGACTTTATATCGAAACATATCTACG TACTCGGGTTGGGCACCGCAAAATCGGCATATATATCAACAAGTTCCAGTAAAATTTTGGCAACAAGGCAAAACGGAAACTGTAGTAGAGTTCTTGAGAGATGAAATGATTATTGATGATAA TGAATGCATTGACAAATCTATGAAGGACACTGAAAAATATCAAGATAACTTTGAAGTGTATGTTCAGACATTGATTTCACAAGCTTTAGATTCTAATTTTCTTACTGAAATATTTCAAGAACAAG ATGATTATTTCTTATCAAACGTTAAGACTGTTGATGAAGTAACAGAAGAAAGGAAACAGCGGTTTCTGTCTACAACAAAATGGCGTTCAAATGTGATAAATGCAATATCAACTTGGCCATGTCTTAATGTTCTTAAAGATTTACCATTTACTGAATATAAAGGAAAGTCGTGCGCTGGGTGCCAACAACATAAGATTCATGCTAGAGTTCTATTGTATGGTCAACCATATAATGCAACTACATTGGAAGGTTCTCCGCCTGATCCAAGGATACCTCAAGAAAag GATTTTTTATTATGTCGAGTATGTCAAGCAAAGGTAGCTCTATACAATAAAGTAGCACATCAAAAGTATTTGACGTTTTTGGAATGTGCAAGAAGGGTTGCAGATAAACGAGTAGAAGATCCTCTTAAAGATACCACAATAATATTAAACGAATTATTAGCAGATGAAACATGGTTAAATCAA TTATTTAAGGAAGTTAGGACAATCTGGGCAGAAATAGATAATTTAGAACATCAAGCAAAAATAAAGTCAAGTTCAAGATCAACAATATCTTCCACAGTGAATAGTGCAGAGGAAACAAATGAAAGTGTTTCAACAACGCAATCATCTGGAATGACTGCTAATATTTCGGATTCACAGGTGCCTACACAAAAAACCGAAAGGAATTCTGAAACAGTGTCTTGCAATGTGCAAATGAGCAGTATACCATCTTAG